In one Electrophorus electricus isolate fEleEle1 chromosome 21, fEleEle1.pri, whole genome shotgun sequence genomic region, the following are encoded:
- the si:ch211-79m20.1 gene encoding bromodomain-containing protein 4B isoform X1 → MSSWVALLVALTACLRFGGAQSEPLPHSLVDLVMNSPISSMEELHKLLDVDSVEEEADEGHSNGTHRRLPRSLAGVQVAQQAMCKVRTEVMEVTRSMLDRRNANFLLWPLCVEVQRCSGCCNSRNMQCVPVTKEMRHLQMTKIQFINRQPIYEKVVIPVEDHVTCSCQSRTAAPAPAPAPRAKATPPPPRVLPKVIPPPSQSKEELHRHDDLKQNQRLHLDDREAQQWQPKYAPSHTQGAPVHTPTRTQSNRPAPFQPLLTYTPAVPAHAGREDTWTQRATPGTLDGHTHRQPEPERAGEHRTHLGSGDSKSELHHHQHHGHHRHNSRFQSDEATPQLPHRNLSHDSSQSGGTVHHHSQSEVVPPHSSQLEGSVLTYTHVEVIGQSSGQSKLPGRHFAQIVTPSIHSSPLEVGSQPHSQSVHAEHQEKSSKLQRHHEEKSDMEREQKQSEHHHHHHHQNQNQTQATGHHQASTHRAVTNAPPTMSPTPQPPPPPTTQRRRRRKHRRRMSKSAMRAMIMVMS, encoded by the exons ATGAGCTCGTGGGTTGCGCTGCTCGTGGCGCTCACGGCATGCCTGCGGTTTGGTGGCGCACAG AGTGaacctctccctcattctctggTCGACCTGGTGATGAACAGTCCAATCTCTTCCATGGAAGAGCTCCACAAGCTCCTGGACGTTGACTCCGTAG aaGAGGAAGCTGATGAGGGCCATTCTAACGGCACACACAGACGTCTTCCCAGAAGCCTTG caggtgTGCAGGTGGCTCAGCAGGCTATGTGTAAGGTGCGCACAGAGGTGATGGAAGTCACACGCTCCATGTTGGACAGGCGCAACGCCAACTTCTTGCTGTGGCCCttgtgtgtggaggtgcagcGCTGCTCCGGGTGCTGCAACTCCCGCAATATGCAATGTGTGCCTGTCACCAAGGAGATGCGCCACTtacag ATGACCAAGATTCAGTTTATCAACAGACAACCCATCTATGAGAAGGTGGTTATACCTGTGGAGGACCATGTCACCTGCAGCTGTCAATCTCGCACTGCTGCCCccgcccctgcccctgcccctcgAGCCAAGGCCACGCCCCCTCCCCCTCGGGTCCTCCCCAAGGTCATTCCGCCGCCCAGCCAGTCGAAGGAGGAGCTGCATCGCCATGACGACCTCAAGCAGAACCAGAGGCTGCATCTGGATGACCGGGAAGCTCAGCAGTGGCAGCCCAAATATGCACCGTCCCACACGCAGGGGGCGCCAGTGCACACTCCCACGCGTACGCAGAGCAATCGGCCCGCTCCGTTCCAGCCTCTGCTCACGTACACTCCGGCTGTGCCGGCCCATGCGGGCAGAGAGGACACATGGACTCAGCGTGCGACGCCGGGAACTCTGGACGGGCACACCCATCGCCAGCCAGAGCCTGAGAGGGCTGGAGAACACCGCACACACCTTGGTAGCGGTGACAGCAAGAGCGAACTGcatcaccaccaacaccatGGACACCATCGCCACAACTCCCGCTTCCAGAGTGATGAGGCCACGCCACAGCTGCCCCACCGCAACCTGTCTCACGATTCCAGCCAATCAGGTGGCACTGTTCATCATCATAGCCAATCAGAGGTGGTTCCTCCCCACAGCAGCCAATTGGAGGGCTCTgttctcacatacactcatgttGAGGTCATTGGTCAATCCAGTGGCCAATCCAAGCTGCCTGGCCGTCATTTTGCTCAAATAGTAACTCCCAGTATTCATAGTAGCCCATTAGAAGTGGGCAGTCAACCCCACAGCCAATCAGTTCATGCAGAACATCAGGAAAAGTCCTCAAAGCTCCAAAGACACCATGAAGAAAAAAGTGACATGGAGCGTGAACAAAAACAATCTGaacatcaccaccatcatcatcatcaaaatcaGAATCAAACACAAGCTACCGGACATCATCAGGCcagtacacacagagcag TGACAAATGCCCCACCGACCATGTCGCCCACACCCCAGCCgccacctccacccaccactcAGCGGAGACGACGGAGAAAACACAGGAGGAGGATGAGCAAGTCTGCTATGAGGGCCATGATCAt GGTGATGTCCTAA
- the si:ch211-79m20.1 gene encoding bromodomain-containing protein 4B isoform X2 has translation MSSWVALLVALTACLRFGGAQSEPLPHSLVDLVMNSPISSMEELHKLLDVDSVEEEADEGHSNGTHRRLPRSLGVQVAQQAMCKVRTEVMEVTRSMLDRRNANFLLWPLCVEVQRCSGCCNSRNMQCVPVTKEMRHLQMTKIQFINRQPIYEKVVIPVEDHVTCSCQSRTAAPAPAPAPRAKATPPPPRVLPKVIPPPSQSKEELHRHDDLKQNQRLHLDDREAQQWQPKYAPSHTQGAPVHTPTRTQSNRPAPFQPLLTYTPAVPAHAGREDTWTQRATPGTLDGHTHRQPEPERAGEHRTHLGSGDSKSELHHHQHHGHHRHNSRFQSDEATPQLPHRNLSHDSSQSGGTVHHHSQSEVVPPHSSQLEGSVLTYTHVEVIGQSSGQSKLPGRHFAQIVTPSIHSSPLEVGSQPHSQSVHAEHQEKSSKLQRHHEEKSDMEREQKQSEHHHHHHHQNQNQTQATGHHQASTHRAVTNAPPTMSPTPQPPPPPTTQRRRRRKHRRRMSKSAMRAMIMVMS, from the exons ATGAGCTCGTGGGTTGCGCTGCTCGTGGCGCTCACGGCATGCCTGCGGTTTGGTGGCGCACAG AGTGaacctctccctcattctctggTCGACCTGGTGATGAACAGTCCAATCTCTTCCATGGAAGAGCTCCACAAGCTCCTGGACGTTGACTCCGTAG aaGAGGAAGCTGATGAGGGCCATTCTAACGGCACACACAGACGTCTTCCCAGAAGCCTTG gtgTGCAGGTGGCTCAGCAGGCTATGTGTAAGGTGCGCACAGAGGTGATGGAAGTCACACGCTCCATGTTGGACAGGCGCAACGCCAACTTCTTGCTGTGGCCCttgtgtgtggaggtgcagcGCTGCTCCGGGTGCTGCAACTCCCGCAATATGCAATGTGTGCCTGTCACCAAGGAGATGCGCCACTtacag ATGACCAAGATTCAGTTTATCAACAGACAACCCATCTATGAGAAGGTGGTTATACCTGTGGAGGACCATGTCACCTGCAGCTGTCAATCTCGCACTGCTGCCCccgcccctgcccctgcccctcgAGCCAAGGCCACGCCCCCTCCCCCTCGGGTCCTCCCCAAGGTCATTCCGCCGCCCAGCCAGTCGAAGGAGGAGCTGCATCGCCATGACGACCTCAAGCAGAACCAGAGGCTGCATCTGGATGACCGGGAAGCTCAGCAGTGGCAGCCCAAATATGCACCGTCCCACACGCAGGGGGCGCCAGTGCACACTCCCACGCGTACGCAGAGCAATCGGCCCGCTCCGTTCCAGCCTCTGCTCACGTACACTCCGGCTGTGCCGGCCCATGCGGGCAGAGAGGACACATGGACTCAGCGTGCGACGCCGGGAACTCTGGACGGGCACACCCATCGCCAGCCAGAGCCTGAGAGGGCTGGAGAACACCGCACACACCTTGGTAGCGGTGACAGCAAGAGCGAACTGcatcaccaccaacaccatGGACACCATCGCCACAACTCCCGCTTCCAGAGTGATGAGGCCACGCCACAGCTGCCCCACCGCAACCTGTCTCACGATTCCAGCCAATCAGGTGGCACTGTTCATCATCATAGCCAATCAGAGGTGGTTCCTCCCCACAGCAGCCAATTGGAGGGCTCTgttctcacatacactcatgttGAGGTCATTGGTCAATCCAGTGGCCAATCCAAGCTGCCTGGCCGTCATTTTGCTCAAATAGTAACTCCCAGTATTCATAGTAGCCCATTAGAAGTGGGCAGTCAACCCCACAGCCAATCAGTTCATGCAGAACATCAGGAAAAGTCCTCAAAGCTCCAAAGACACCATGAAGAAAAAAGTGACATGGAGCGTGAACAAAAACAATCTGaacatcaccaccatcatcatcatcaaaatcaGAATCAAACACAAGCTACCGGACATCATCAGGCcagtacacacagagcag TGACAAATGCCCCACCGACCATGTCGCCCACACCCCAGCCgccacctccacccaccactcAGCGGAGACGACGGAGAAAACACAGGAGGAGGATGAGCAAGTCTGCTATGAGGGCCATGATCAt GGTGATGTCCTAA
- the si:ch211-79m20.1 gene encoding bromodomain-containing protein 4B isoform X4 gives MCKVRTEVMEVTRSMLDRRNANFLLWPLCVEVQRCSGCCNSRNMQCVPVTKEMRHLQMTKIQFINRQPIYEKVVIPVEDHVTCSCQSRTAAPAPAPAPRAKATPPPPRVLPKVIPPPSQSKEELHRHDDLKQNQRLHLDDREAQQWQPKYAPSHTQGAPVHTPTRTQSNRPAPFQPLLTYTPAVPAHAGREDTWTQRATPGTLDGHTHRQPEPERAGEHRTHLGSGDSKSELHHHQHHGHHRHNSRFQSDEATPQLPHRNLSHDSSQSGGTVHHHSQSEVVPPHSSQLEGSVLTYTHVEVIGQSSGQSKLPGRHFAQIVTPSIHSSPLEVGSQPHSQSVHAEHQEKSSKLQRHHEEKSDMEREQKQSEHHHHHHHQNQNQTQATGHHQASTHRAVTNAPPTMSPTPQPPPPPTTQRRRRRKHRRRMSKSAMRAMIMVMS, from the exons ATGTGTAAGGTGCGCACAGAGGTGATGGAAGTCACACGCTCCATGTTGGACAGGCGCAACGCCAACTTCTTGCTGTGGCCCttgtgtgtggaggtgcagcGCTGCTCCGGGTGCTGCAACTCCCGCAATATGCAATGTGTGCCTGTCACCAAGGAGATGCGCCACTtacag ATGACCAAGATTCAGTTTATCAACAGACAACCCATCTATGAGAAGGTGGTTATACCTGTGGAGGACCATGTCACCTGCAGCTGTCAATCTCGCACTGCTGCCCccgcccctgcccctgcccctcgAGCCAAGGCCACGCCCCCTCCCCCTCGGGTCCTCCCCAAGGTCATTCCGCCGCCCAGCCAGTCGAAGGAGGAGCTGCATCGCCATGACGACCTCAAGCAGAACCAGAGGCTGCATCTGGATGACCGGGAAGCTCAGCAGTGGCAGCCCAAATATGCACCGTCCCACACGCAGGGGGCGCCAGTGCACACTCCCACGCGTACGCAGAGCAATCGGCCCGCTCCGTTCCAGCCTCTGCTCACGTACACTCCGGCTGTGCCGGCCCATGCGGGCAGAGAGGACACATGGACTCAGCGTGCGACGCCGGGAACTCTGGACGGGCACACCCATCGCCAGCCAGAGCCTGAGAGGGCTGGAGAACACCGCACACACCTTGGTAGCGGTGACAGCAAGAGCGAACTGcatcaccaccaacaccatGGACACCATCGCCACAACTCCCGCTTCCAGAGTGATGAGGCCACGCCACAGCTGCCCCACCGCAACCTGTCTCACGATTCCAGCCAATCAGGTGGCACTGTTCATCATCATAGCCAATCAGAGGTGGTTCCTCCCCACAGCAGCCAATTGGAGGGCTCTgttctcacatacactcatgttGAGGTCATTGGTCAATCCAGTGGCCAATCCAAGCTGCCTGGCCGTCATTTTGCTCAAATAGTAACTCCCAGTATTCATAGTAGCCCATTAGAAGTGGGCAGTCAACCCCACAGCCAATCAGTTCATGCAGAACATCAGGAAAAGTCCTCAAAGCTCCAAAGACACCATGAAGAAAAAAGTGACATGGAGCGTGAACAAAAACAATCTGaacatcaccaccatcatcatcatcaaaatcaGAATCAAACACAAGCTACCGGACATCATCAGGCcagtacacacagagcag TGACAAATGCCCCACCGACCATGTCGCCCACACCCCAGCCgccacctccacccaccactcAGCGGAGACGACGGAGAAAACACAGGAGGAGGATGAGCAAGTCTGCTATGAGGGCCATGATCAt GGTGATGTCCTAA
- the si:ch211-79m20.1 gene encoding bromodomain-containing protein 4B isoform X3, which produces MSSWVALLVALTACLRFGGAQSEPLPHSLVDLVMNSPISSMEELHKLLDVDSVEEEADEGHSNGTHRRLPRSLAGVQVAQQAMCKVRTEVMEVTRSMLDRRNANFLLWPLCVEVQRCSGCCNSRNMQCVPVTKEMRHLQMTKIQFINRQPIYEKVVIPVEDHVTCSCQSRTAAPAPAPAPRAKATPPPPRVLPKVIPPPSQSKEELHRHDDLKQNQRLHLDDREAQQWQPKYAPSHTQGAPVHTPTRTQSNRPAPFQPLLTYTPAVPAHAGREDTWTQRATPGTLDGHTHRQPEPERAGEHRTHLGSGDSKSELHHHQHHGHHRHNSRFQSDEATPQLPHRNLSHDSSQSGGTVHHHSQSEVVPPHSSQLEGSVLTYTHVEVIGQSSGQSKLPGRHFAQIVTPSIHSSPLEVGSQPHSQSVHAEHQEKSSKLQRHHEEKSDMEREQKQSEHHHHHHHQNQNQTQATGHHQASTHRAVTNAPPTMSPTPQPPPPPTTQRRRRRKHRRRMSKSAMRAMIM; this is translated from the exons ATGAGCTCGTGGGTTGCGCTGCTCGTGGCGCTCACGGCATGCCTGCGGTTTGGTGGCGCACAG AGTGaacctctccctcattctctggTCGACCTGGTGATGAACAGTCCAATCTCTTCCATGGAAGAGCTCCACAAGCTCCTGGACGTTGACTCCGTAG aaGAGGAAGCTGATGAGGGCCATTCTAACGGCACACACAGACGTCTTCCCAGAAGCCTTG caggtgTGCAGGTGGCTCAGCAGGCTATGTGTAAGGTGCGCACAGAGGTGATGGAAGTCACACGCTCCATGTTGGACAGGCGCAACGCCAACTTCTTGCTGTGGCCCttgtgtgtggaggtgcagcGCTGCTCCGGGTGCTGCAACTCCCGCAATATGCAATGTGTGCCTGTCACCAAGGAGATGCGCCACTtacag ATGACCAAGATTCAGTTTATCAACAGACAACCCATCTATGAGAAGGTGGTTATACCTGTGGAGGACCATGTCACCTGCAGCTGTCAATCTCGCACTGCTGCCCccgcccctgcccctgcccctcgAGCCAAGGCCACGCCCCCTCCCCCTCGGGTCCTCCCCAAGGTCATTCCGCCGCCCAGCCAGTCGAAGGAGGAGCTGCATCGCCATGACGACCTCAAGCAGAACCAGAGGCTGCATCTGGATGACCGGGAAGCTCAGCAGTGGCAGCCCAAATATGCACCGTCCCACACGCAGGGGGCGCCAGTGCACACTCCCACGCGTACGCAGAGCAATCGGCCCGCTCCGTTCCAGCCTCTGCTCACGTACACTCCGGCTGTGCCGGCCCATGCGGGCAGAGAGGACACATGGACTCAGCGTGCGACGCCGGGAACTCTGGACGGGCACACCCATCGCCAGCCAGAGCCTGAGAGGGCTGGAGAACACCGCACACACCTTGGTAGCGGTGACAGCAAGAGCGAACTGcatcaccaccaacaccatGGACACCATCGCCACAACTCCCGCTTCCAGAGTGATGAGGCCACGCCACAGCTGCCCCACCGCAACCTGTCTCACGATTCCAGCCAATCAGGTGGCACTGTTCATCATCATAGCCAATCAGAGGTGGTTCCTCCCCACAGCAGCCAATTGGAGGGCTCTgttctcacatacactcatgttGAGGTCATTGGTCAATCCAGTGGCCAATCCAAGCTGCCTGGCCGTCATTTTGCTCAAATAGTAACTCCCAGTATTCATAGTAGCCCATTAGAAGTGGGCAGTCAACCCCACAGCCAATCAGTTCATGCAGAACATCAGGAAAAGTCCTCAAAGCTCCAAAGACACCATGAAGAAAAAAGTGACATGGAGCGTGAACAAAAACAATCTGaacatcaccaccatcatcatcatcaaaatcaGAATCAAACACAAGCTACCGGACATCATCAGGCcagtacacacagagcag TGACAAATGCCCCACCGACCATGTCGCCCACACCCCAGCCgccacctccacccaccactcAGCGGAGACGACGGAGAAAACACAGGAGGAGGATGAGCAAGTCTGCTATGAGGGCCATGATCAtgtaa